Proteins from a genomic interval of Rosa chinensis cultivar Old Blush chromosome 2, RchiOBHm-V2, whole genome shotgun sequence:
- the LOC112184241 gene encoding putative pentatricopeptide repeat-containing protein At5g65820: MVTILQGQLADQVTKAADDPTHCEFASDLEKIYRILRKFHSRVPKLELVLHQSGLVLHSDLTEQVLSRCSLYIVGYNNLLGEYAQAEKMVDAYELLKELRRKGCESNAGSYTTMIQVLCGQEKMEEAMRVFVEMEKSGCEVDVVTYTTLISGFCKWGKIVRSYEILESIIRKGFTPSQMTYLQIMLAHEKKEDFEECIIDGADEEDWLHA, from the exons ATGGTTACAATCCTGCAAG GCCAGCTGGCGGACCAAGTGACCAAGGCAGCAGACGATCCGACCCACTGCGAGTTCGCCTCCGACTTGGAGAAAATATACAGAATATTACGCAAATTCCACTCCCGGGTCCCCAAACTAGAGCTCGTTCTACATCAATCCGGCCTCGTTTTGCACTCCGACTTAACCGAGCAAGTGCTGTCTCGGTGCTCGCTCTATATTGTGGGGTATAACAATTTGCTTGGTGAGTATGCTCAGGCTGAGAAGATGGTTGATGCGTATGAGCTGTTGAAGGAGCTGAGGAGGAAGGGTTGTGAGTCCAATGCGGGTTCGTATACGACTATGATTCAGGTACTTTGCGGGCAGGAGAAGATGGAGGAGGCGATGAGGGTGTTTGTGGAGATGGAGAAGAGTGGTTGTGAGGTTGATGTTGTGACTTATACTACTTTGATTAGTGGATTTTGTAAGTGGGGGAAGATTGTGAGGAGTTATGAGATTTTGGAGAGTATAATAAGGAAAGGGTTTACGCCGAGTCAGATGACTTACTTGCAGATTATGTTGGCTCATGAGAAGAAGGAAGACTTTGAGGAGTGTATAATTGATGGGGCAGATGAGGAAGATTGGTTGCATGCCTGA